The proteins below come from a single Mya arenaria isolate MELC-2E11 chromosome 8, ASM2691426v1 genomic window:
- the LOC128242308 gene encoding uncharacterized protein LOC128242308 → MTRYFILLVATTLLHVIQAMRVEISDYANHPCKRNCLQTRHIPMTCEYNFTIEHYQTLSRACFNCPYDAADCYRPHCIPGDGNVRAVKVVNRMMPGPALHVCQGDTVVVNVYNQLGDFEGTTIHWHGILQEGTPHMDGVAMVTQCPIPTHSSFQYKFKVPTTGTHYWHAHAGLQRGDGINGALVVRDTSPTPAMTHYDEDLPEHTVVMQDWLDQFASSKFSLHHHSMGPNTPASILINGMGTAFGLSKTMDGDHAMDGMDMGNKMTMNNDTDHPMGNMETTPMTTSGMDMHDMGDNSSSKEEDKSFVPHQLFSVTHGKRYRFRLINNGILNCPLKVSVHGHSLRVIATDGNDIEAVDVDSVTLFAGERFDVILSANQTPGNYWMHVVGLGDCVRSMTSQTAIIRYTGQMVMKPLSGDSYADGDRGGKNANPFAFVGDTISVAQMTSAKSAEDVYTSHNVKKFYVQLGYNEVENYRFLDSVHYPLSMMTMMNAGMVHGTHLMALQMNKITYTMPESPVLTQYGELKEDVFCNETSIGKDCTQEFCECVHRLKVAVGDVVELVLISDGKYGMGNHPMHMHGYSFYVLGMERLNDTVDRSLIEELDSRGKLNRNLLYPVQKDTVVVPDGGYTIIRFKADNPGFWLFHCHVDFHMQLGLAMVIQVGESHEMAPPPPNFPRCGSWSFSQAAGISAYQCTNAASAISSRPNGVVMILLYAFAIFRIFVKCL, encoded by the exons ACTATGCTAACCACCCGTGTAAGCGGAACTGCCTACAGACCCGACATATACCGATGACATGTGAATACAATTTCACGATCGAACACTACCAGACGTTATCACGGGCATGTTTCAACTGTCCCTATGACGCAGCGGACTGCTACCGGCCCCATTGTATCCCTGGAGATGGGAACGTAAGGGCCGTCAAAGTCGTGAATCGCATGATGCCAGGACCAGCACTTCAT GTATGTCAAGGCGATACAGTGGTAGTGAACGTTTATAATCAGCTCGGTGATTTCGAGGGGACAACCATACATTGGCACGGTATCCTCCAGGAAGGGACTCCGCACATGGACGGAGTTGCCATGGTTACGCAGTGTCCAATTCCAACCCATTCGTCTTTCCAATACAA ATTTAAAGTGCCAACAACAGGCACCCACTATTGGCACGCACACGCCGGGCTGCAGCGCGGGGACGGTATTAACGGTGCCCTAGTCGTGAGGGACACAAGCCCCACCCCCGCTATGACCCATTACGACGAAGATTTGCCGGAACATACCGTTGTGATGCAGGATTGGCTGGACCAGTTCGCCTCTTCTAAGTTTTCTTTGCACCATCACAGCATGGGCCCTAATACCCCCGCCTCCATACTTATAAATG GTATGGGGACAGCTTTCGGACTAAGCAAGACTATGGACGGTGACCATGCTATGGACGGCATGGACATGGGGAATAAAATGACCATGAATAATGATACGGATCATCCAATGGGTAACATGGAGACCACACCCATGACCACGTCAGGGATGGATATGCATGACATGGGAGATAACTCCTCAAGCAAGGAGGAGGACAAGAGTTTTGTCCCGCATCAGCTGTTTAG CGTAACGCATGGCAAGCGGTACCGTTTCCGACTGATCAACAACGGGATCCTCAACTGTCCGCTCAAAGTGTCGGTACATGGCCATAGTCTCAGAGTCATTGCAACGGACGGAAATGACATTGAAGCCGTGGACGTCGATAGTGTGACGTTGTTTGCGGGAGAAAG ATTCGATGTCATTCTCTCTGCCAACCAAACTCCGGGCAACTACTGGATGCACGTAGTGGGGTTAGGTGACTGCGTGCGCAGTATGACGTCACAGACGGCAATCATTCGATACACGGGCCAGATGGTCATGAAGCCTCTGTCAGGCGACAGTTACGCCGATGGGGATAGAGGTGGAAAG AATGCGAACCCCTTTGCATTTGTCGGAGACACAATCAGCGTTGCTCAGATGACGTCAGCGAAATCTGCAGAGGACGTGTACACGTCACACAACGTGAAGAAGTTTTATGTTCAACTTGGTTACAACGAAGTTGAAAATTACAG GTTCCTAGACTCTGTCCACTACCCTCTATccatgatgacgatgatgaacGCGGGTATGGTACACGGGACCCACTTGATGGCTCTGCAGATGAACAAGATCACCTACACCATGCCGGAGTCCCCTGTCCTTACACAGTATGGCGAGCTGAAAGAG GACGTGTTCTGCAATGAAACCTCGATCGGGAAAGACTGTACCCAGGAGTTCTGCGAGTGCGTCCACCGCCTGAAGGTTGCTGTTGGCGATGTTGTTGAGCTTGTTCTGATCAGCGACGGGAAATACGGGATGGGGAACCATCCGATGCACATGCATGGGTATAGCTTCTATGTGCTGGGTATGGAGAGG TTGAATGACACCGTAGACCGGTCTCTGATTGAAGAACTGGACTCAAGAGGGAAGCTGAATCGTAATCTTCTGTACCCTGTACAGAAAGACACAGTCGTGGTGCCAGACGGAGGCTACACAATTATCAGATTCAAGGCTGATAACCCTG GTTTCTGGCTGTTCCATTGTCACGTGGACTTCCACATGCAACTCGGGTTGGCGATGGTCATACAGGTAGGGGAATCTCATGAAATGGCGCCTCCTCCTCCAAACTTTCCACGCTGCGGGTCCTGGAGCTTCTCTCAAGCCGCCGGAATTTCCGCATACCAATGCACAAACGCTGCCTCCGCAATATCGTCACGACCAAATGGCGTCGTAATGATTCTGTTGTATGCGTTTGCGATTTTCagaatatttgtaaaatgtttatga